Proteins from a single region of Candidatus Woesearchaeota archaeon:
- a CDS encoding tRNA uridine(34) 5-carboxymethylaminomethyl modification radical SAM/GNAT enzyme Elp3, which yields MHPFYEELLKNLKEKKHTEPELSKLKRDLSLKHRMKRIPTNIEILLNISEDEIDSVKAQLLTKPVRSISGVAPLAMMTAPAPCPHGKCTYCPGGPGSYFGDVPMSYTGKEPSTMRAIRNNYDPYLIVFNRLEQYLLLGHNFEKVEIIVQGGTFPAMEAEYQEDFVKYTYKALNDFGELFFNQDQFDYKKFKEFFELPMHSHLDKERTQRVQQRILQLKGTCTLLHEQQRNETAKIRCVAICIETKPDWGFLKHGNEMLKLGCTRVELGIQSVYDDVLKSVHRGHTAQDTIKSIQILKDLGLKITGHYMPGLPLTDKQRDIDGMNQLFTDENYRPDMLKLYPCMVSKGTALYYQFEQGKFTPISADEAAQRIVEFKKIVPEYCRIMRIQRDVPTKQWAAGVEMTNFRQFLFENYPVKCRCIRCREPMGRKVNWDAVLLKVLEYPASQGTEFFIAAEDPVNDILVGFVRLRFPAEFLREEITPASALIRELHVYGTATALADDGPVQHRGWGQKLMQKAEEIARNHGKNKIVVISGVGVREYYKNKLGYHKEGPYMVKML from the coding sequence ATGCATCCATTTTACGAAGAGCTTCTCAAAAACCTCAAAGAGAAAAAGCATACTGAACCAGAACTAAGTAAACTCAAACGAGATCTTTCCCTAAAGCACCGTATGAAACGCATCCCTACAAACATCGAAATTCTGCTTAACATTTCCGAAGATGAAATCGACAGTGTTAAAGCTCAACTTCTCACTAAACCAGTACGCAGCATCTCCGGTGTTGCGCCATTAGCTATGATGACGGCGCCTGCCCCGTGCCCACACGGCAAATGCACCTATTGTCCGGGCGGTCCTGGCAGTTATTTTGGTGATGTGCCTATGTCATATACTGGTAAAGAACCATCTACCATGCGGGCTATCCGAAACAATTACGATCCGTATCTTATTGTCTTCAACCGTCTTGAACAATATCTTCTGTTAGGGCACAATTTTGAAAAAGTAGAAATCATCGTCCAAGGTGGTACATTTCCTGCAATGGAAGCAGAATATCAAGAAGACTTCGTGAAATACACCTACAAAGCACTCAATGACTTTGGTGAACTCTTTTTCAATCAAGATCAATTCGACTACAAAAAATTCAAAGAATTCTTTGAACTACCTATGCATTCTCATCTAGACAAAGAACGTACTCAACGTGTTCAACAGCGTATCCTTCAACTCAAAGGTACTTGCACTTTACTCCATGAACAGCAACGAAACGAAACTGCAAAAATCCGTTGTGTTGCTATTTGTATTGAAACCAAACCCGATTGGGGATTTCTCAAACACGGTAATGAAATGCTTAAACTTGGCTGCACCCGTGTCGAATTAGGGATTCAAAGTGTCTATGATGACGTTCTCAAATCTGTGCATCGAGGTCACACCGCACAAGACACTATCAAATCCATCCAAATTCTCAAAGATCTCGGATTAAAAATTACCGGACACTACATGCCAGGACTTCCCCTCACCGATAAACAACGTGACATCGATGGCATGAATCAACTCTTCACTGATGAGAACTATCGACCAGACATGCTCAAACTCTATCCCTGCATGGTAAGTAAAGGTACTGCATTGTACTACCAATTCGAACAGGGAAAATTTACACCCATTAGTGCTGATGAAGCAGCGCAGCGAATTGTTGAATTTAAGAAAATCGTTCCTGAATACTGTCGTATCATGCGTATCCAACGTGACGTACCAACTAAACAATGGGCTGCCGGGGTGGAGATGACCAACTTTCGTCAATTTCTCTTTGAAAATTATCCTGTCAAATGCCGATGCATTCGCTGTCGAGAACCTATGGGTCGAAAAGTAAATTGGGACGCAGTACTACTCAAAGTGTTAGAATACCCTGCATCACAGGGCACTGAATTCTTTATTGCTGCAGAAGATCCTGTCAATGACATTCTCGTTGGCTTTGTACGTCTTCGTTTCCCCGCAGAATTTCTTCGAGAAGAAATCACTCCTGCCAGCGCACTTATTCGCGAATTACATGTGTATGGAACTGCCACTGCTCTCGCTGATGATGGACCGGTGCAACATCGTGGCTGGGGACAAAAACTCATGCAAAAAGCCGAAGAGATAGCTCGTAACCATGGAAAAAATAAAATCGTTGTCATCTCTGGTGTTGGAGTACGTGAATATTACAAGAATAAATTAGGATATCATAAAGAAGGGCCGTACATGGTAAAGATGTTGTAA